The Ciona intestinalis chromosome 13, KH, whole genome shotgun sequence genome has a segment encoding these proteins:
- the LOC100180563 gene encoding transcriptional protein SWT1-like — MSLQVQVHGRGLLVPTEKSKAQSTSSFKNVGKKRKSGDMLEINTSKTTIANNKSDNHQKVKTRKRRKKNKILKQEDTANNNNKITNSSTSDISIDSLFESPGTTNKQQEENARRKQEEYQTLDMPPLIDVEQLAIVSKQSPKQSPLSHNTQKSQLLQNKISYSPSDLKTPTKVTPKFNPNVTPKFTHNVTPKFTHNITPKVTPKVGSSPRTPSSVTPTKTTPKVTLSRKVTSNRRRSNIFINPLCDDGNEDNVDEITRPVISPKVVRPIITHHKTPKAQVVKDKDPAEVEVMDTSDTIYNCKDIPKAIEEKESTPAITNAPPNANAILFIVVDTNILLYSSCLKDIDFIINWCPPPRTMFRRAVVVVPWVVLQELDHLKTNKQTAAKARRSIAFLNRHFSCKKPGIRGQTILEAAAVVDGLNIEINDDRLLQCCFFFSRLPGKHKTLLFTNDSNLANKAMINSFMSYSNLQALMKGVTEYTSLPNPVLDEEGSTKPVIPTPRGSSTSSIVEEDTPKSMVLQLSLEQMHLALCVILETEMREAYGRIWEEVVVKRPPWSLAGWGFLSILFVNIIWILFITFY; from the exons ATGTCTCTGCAGGTACAAGTACATGGACGAGGCCTACTCGTACCTACAG AGAAAAGTAAAGCACAATCTACttcttcatttaaaaatgttggaaaGAAGAGAAAATCTGGAGATATGCTGGAAATAAATACATCTAAAACAACTATTGCAAATAACAAAAGTGATAATcaccaaaaagtaaaaactagaaaaagacgaaagaaaaataaaatattaaaacaagaagacactgcaaataacaacaacaagatAACAAACAGTTCAACTAGTGATATTTCAATTGACTCTTTATTTGAATCCCCTGGAActacaaacaaacaacagGAAGAAAATGCAAGAAGAAAACAAGAAGAATACCAAACACTGGACATGCCGCCATTGATTGATGTGGAACAATTAGCCATTGTTTCCAAACAATCACCAAAACAATCACCATTATCACATAACACACAAAAATCACAATTACTGCAAAACAAGATTTCATATTCACCAAGTGACTTAAAAACCCCAACCAAAGTCACCCCTAAATTTAACCCCAATGTTACCCCCAAGTTCACCCACAATGTTACCCCCAAGTTCACCCACAATATTACACCCAAAGTTACCCCTAAAGTTGGCTCATCACCCCGCACACCAAGTAGCGTTACCCCAACCAAAACTACACCAAAAGTAACCCTATCGCGAAAAGTAACTTCTAATAGAAGAAGATcaaatatctttataaatCCCTTATGTGATGATGGAAATGAAGACAATGTTGATGAAATTACTCGCCCAGTTATCTCTCCAAAAGTTGTAAGACCAATTATCACTCATCATAAA acACCTAAAGCTCAAGTTGTTAAGGATAAAGATCCTGCTGAAGTTGAAGTGATGGACACATCAGATACAATATACAACTGTAAAG ATATACCAAAAGCAATAGAAGAGAAAGAATCCACACCTGCCATTACAAACGCACCTCCCAATGCAAATGCCATCTTATTCATTGTAGTTGATACAAACATATTGTTGTACTCAAGTTGTTTGAAAGATATTGACTTCATTATTAATTGGTGCCCACCTCCAAGGACGATGTTTCGACgagctgttgttgttgtgccTTGGGTTGTTCTTCAG GAGCTTGACCATTTGAAGACAAACAAACAGACAGCAGCAAAAGCAAGACGATCAATCGCATTTCTTAATAG ACATTTTTCTTGCAAGAAACCTGGAATTCGGGGCCAAACTATATTAGAAGCAGCTGCTGTTGTGG ATGGATTAAACATTGAAATAAACGATGACAGACTCCTACAATGTTGTTTCTTCTTTTCAAGATTGCCAGGAAAACATAAAACGTTGTTGTTTACAAATGATTCAAACCTGGCAAACAAAGCTATGATTAATAGCTTCAT GAGTTATTCCAACTTACAAGCACTAATGAAAGGTGTAACTGAATATACTTCACTTCCTAATCCAGTACTTGATGAAGAAGGTTCAACAAAACCTGTAATACCAA CTCCCAGAGGGTCCTCCACATCCTCTATAGTGGAGGAAGACACCCCAAAGTCCATGGTCCTCCAGTTATCACTGGAGCAGATGCATCTTGCTCTCTGTGTGATCCTGGAGACAGAGATGAGGGAAGCATATGGGAGGATTTGGGAGGAAGTTGTGGTAAAGAGGCCACCATGGAGTTTAGCAGGTTGGGGTTTCTTATCcatattatttgttaatattatttggattctttttattacattttattaa
- the LOC100178192 gene encoding E3 ubiquitin-protein ligase RNF34-like, with protein MPCACCSAQFSILKWKSRCSNCFQLFCSDCSIGRECRPCCYVNRCKSSKTSLMQIKVKDLQGYLKNFKIEHRTCKEKHELVKLIQNQFGITSSENIQPPSSYTTHDNRANEDQRRDDNSDQNQSENSSTDDPAVHLPTPPTYQRTQESFPTAEQFNVSSSGNDSSIATPIVIEDTEESTSTHNNANTVENNEVTEETSTSYAFSSPAVERTAKKTKIGLSEIKSVQEIESYSIKQLKTLLQENLVNYKGVLERTELVNRVKNLYEDHVSNESNISDDITEENSSSYVTNKDELFCKICWERPRDCVLLECAHMSTCITCGKQLRECPICRQHIVRAVRVFKS; from the coding sequence ATGCCTTGTGCGTGCTGTTCTGCACAATTCTCCATTTTAAAGTGGAAGTCAAGATGCTCAAACTGTTTTCAACTATTTTGCTCTGACTGTAGCATCGGCAGAGAATGCAGGCCGTGTTGCTATGTCAACAGGTGTAAATCCTCAAAGACAAGCTTGATGCAAATCAAGGTGAAAGACCTACAGGGGTATCTTAAGAACTTTAAAATTGAGCACAGAACATGCAAAGAGAAGCACGAGTTGGTTAAACTGATACAGAATCAATTCGGCATCACATCAAGTGAGAATATCCAACCACCAAGTTCATATACTACCCATGACAATAGGGCCAATGAAGATCAAAGAAGAGATGACAATTCTGACCAGAATCAAAGTGAAAACTCAAGCACCGACGACCCAGCTGTGCATCTGCCAACTCCCCCCACATACCAAAGGACACAGGAGTCTTTTCCTACAGCAGAACAATTCAATGTGTCAAGTTCAGGCAATGATAGTTCAATAGCCACACCGATAGTGATTGAGGACACTGAAGAATCAACGTCAACACATAATAACGCAAATACAGTAGAAAATAATGAAGTAACTGAAGAAACAAGCACCTCTTATGCATTCTCATCACCAGCAGTTGAAAGAACAGCAAAAAAGACTAAAATCGGGCTTTCTGAGATTAAATCTGTTCAAGAAATTGAGTCTTACTCAATTAAACAGCTTAAAACCTTGCTTCAAGAAAACTTAGTTAATTATAAAGGGGTCTTGGAGCGCACAGAGTTGGTGAACAGGGTAAAAAACTTGTATGAAGACCATGTGTCTAATGAGAGCAATATCAGTGATGATATTACTGAGGAAAACAGCTCATCATATGTTACAAATAAAGATGaattattctgtaaaatatGCTGGGAAAGACCTAGAGACTGTGTACTCCTGGAGTGTGCACATATGAGCACTTGTATTACTTGTGGAAAGCAATTAAGAGAATGTCCAATTTGTAGACAACATATAGTACGCGCAGTACGGGTGTTCAAATCTTAA